From Methanobacterium congolense, one genomic window encodes:
- a CDS encoding S24/S26 family peptidase yields MKSNNKWLIAGLIVLIAVVASAVYVVENLHNVGITVQTNGTSVNVKASSVLPVPSAMITEMNEKALADVQDEDSTVSSVKADMQAIAKEYNYTATVTIQSQFGKDQLPMPATVNGTSMLPTLQDGQNLILLKTDNYKVGDIVVAKHPDYGLIVKRLAVINGSMVYLKSDNNKTEVVGTETIYENGYYQVVTIEKTPLSTWLPRENIIGVVKDY; encoded by the coding sequence TTGAAATCAAACAATAAATGGCTGATCGCAGGATTGATTGTACTCATTGCTGTGGTTGCTTCAGCAGTTTACGTGGTAGAAAACTTACATAACGTTGGAATAACAGTCCAAACAAATGGAACGAGTGTCAATGTTAAAGCATCATCAGTTTTACCAGTTCCAAGTGCAATGATAACTGAGATGAATGAAAAAGCCCTGGCTGATGTTCAGGATGAAGACAGCACAGTTTCAAGTGTCAAAGCAGATATGCAGGCAATTGCAAAGGAATACAACTACACTGCAACTGTTACGATACAGTCTCAGTTTGGAAAGGACCAACTGCCAATGCCTGCAACAGTGAATGGAACATCAATGCTCCCAACCCTGCAGGATGGACAGAACTTAATCCTTCTGAAAACAGATAATTACAAGGTTGGAGATATCGTGGTTGCAAAGCATCCTGACTATGGATTAATAGTGAAGAGGCTGGCAGTAATCAATGGGTCCATGGTTTACCTCAAGAGTGATAACAACAAAACTGAGGTTGTTGGAACAGAAACCATCTACGAGAATGGATACTACCAAGTGGTTACCATTGAAAAAACACCTTTAAGCACATGGCTTCCACGGGAAAATATTATAGGAGTTGTGAAGGACTATTAA
- the aroD gene encoding type I 3-dehydroquinate dehydratase translates to MVCVPIFEKDEKSVFKAVKNAVNSGADVLELRIDAMEDPLSVDVKGIIKDIKHPVIATNRMKAEGGLFKGTEEERVKILIGSAEYAEFVDIELQTEDKYLSKVIKASKSTIISYHDFKGTPPCSELLSVVRRELEIGDIAKFAVMPTSINDTLVVLEVLSQVENTIGISMGDIGKYTRVVAPLFGSPITFASLDKESAPGQMDIENTKHILNEIGNWR, encoded by the coding sequence ATGGTATGCGTCCCAATTTTTGAAAAAGATGAGAAATCTGTATTTAAAGCAGTAAAAAATGCTGTAAACAGTGGGGCAGACGTACTGGAACTTAGAATTGATGCAATGGAAGATCCACTTTCTGTGGATGTTAAAGGCATTATCAAGGATATAAAACATCCGGTTATTGCAACCAATAGGATGAAAGCAGAAGGTGGACTTTTTAAAGGAACGGAAGAAGAAAGGGTCAAAATATTGATCGGATCTGCGGAGTATGCTGAATTTGTTGATATAGAACTTCAAACAGAGGATAAATACTTATCAAAGGTTATTAAAGCTTCAAAATCCACCATAATTTCATATCATGATTTTAAAGGAACCCCTCCATGCAGCGAACTTTTAAGTGTTGTAAGAAGGGAACTTGAAATTGGAGACATTGCAAAGTTTGCTGTAATGCCCACGAGCATAAATGACACTCTGGTTGTGCTGGAAGTTCTTTCACAAGTTGAAAACACAATAGGAATTTCCATGGGAGACATTGGAAAATACACAAGGGTTGTTGCACCACTTTTTGGTTCACCAATCACCTTTGCATCCCTTGATAAGGAATCAGCACCAGGACAAATGGATATCGAAAATACAAAACATATTTTAAATGAAATAGGAAACTGGCGGTGA
- the sucD gene encoding succinate--CoA ligase subunit alpha, with amino-acid sequence MIILDKNTKCAVQGVTGKQGSFHTEQMIKYGTNIVAGTSPGKGGQEIDGVPIYNSIAEIKEDVDVNASIIFVPAPFAKDAAFEAISQLDLAVIITEHIPVHDAMEIVAYAEKNDTTLIGPNTPGVISPGVGKLGIMPTHIFRPGNIGIVSRSGTLTYEVASQITNAGMGQSTCLGIGGDPVVGMNFSSVLQRFEEDENTDFMVMIGEIGGTAEEKAATFIAENIKKPVIAYIAGVTAPPGKRMGHAGAIIDGESGTAASKIKALESAGVTVAKRPSEIAGIIKDMI; translated from the coding sequence ATGATAATTCTTGATAAAAATACAAAATGTGCTGTTCAGGGAGTTACAGGGAAGCAAGGTTCCTTTCACACCGAACAGATGATTAAATACGGTACAAACATTGTTGCAGGGACCAGTCCAGGTAAGGGAGGACAGGAAATTGATGGTGTACCAATTTACAATTCTATAGCTGAGATAAAAGAGGATGTTGATGTGAACGCCTCCATAATATTTGTACCTGCACCCTTTGCAAAGGATGCTGCCTTTGAGGCCATATCCCAGCTGGACCTGGCGGTTATAATCACAGAGCACATTCCAGTCCACGATGCAATGGAGATCGTGGCCTACGCAGAGAAGAACGATACAACACTCATCGGACCAAACACACCGGGAGTAATTAGTCCTGGCGTTGGAAAGCTTGGAATAATGCCCACACACATATTCCGCCCTGGAAACATTGGAATAGTTTCAAGAAGTGGAACCCTTACCTACGAAGTTGCAAGTCAAATAACCAATGCTGGAATGGGACAGAGCACATGCCTTGGTATTGGAGGAGACCCTGTTGTTGGAATGAACTTCTCAAGCGTGCTTCAAAGGTTCGAGGAAGATGAAAACACTGATTTTATGGTGATGATAGGTGAAATTGGAGGCACAGCAGAGGAAAAAGCAGCAACTTTTATAGCTGAAAACATAAAAAAACCTGTTATTGCTTACATTGCAGGGGTAACAGCACCACCTGGAAAGAGAATGGGCCACGCAGGAGCCATAATTGATGGTGAAAGTGGTACTGCAGCAAGTAAAATAAAAGCACTGGAATCTGCAGGTGTGACAGTTGCAAAACGCCCATCTGAGATTGCAGGAATTATCAAGGACATGATTTAA
- the hmgA gene encoding hydroxymethylglutaryl-CoA reductase (NADPH) has product MVEKDEIIKKLLNGDMKLHEIDKHTESVIEALDIRREFVERFANTSMEHVSKYSLNMEEAMKRNIENPIGTIQIPLGVAGPLKILGEHAEGEFYVPLATSEGALIASINRGCSTIKASGGANVRIVGDKMTRAPVIKAESVTHAVEIKKWIESNFSELKKAAEVTTRHGKLVKIDPTVVVGKYVYPRFVFTTGDSMGMNMVTIATEAALNLLTHKTGAHIIALSGNFCVDKKPSALNLIEGRGKTLVAEVKIPREIVEKKLKTTPEAVVEVNTAKNLIGSAIAGSMGFNAQYANIIGAVFLATGQDEAHIVEGSLGITTAEAVDGDLYFSVTLPDVPVATIGGGTRLETARECLEIMDAHGSGKVGKFSEILAGAVLAGELSLMGALAAGHLARAHKELGRG; this is encoded by the coding sequence ATGGTAGAAAAAGATGAGATTATAAAGAAACTCTTAAATGGTGATATGAAACTCCATGAAATTGATAAACACACTGAAAGTGTTATTGAAGCCCTGGATATAAGGAGGGAGTTTGTTGAAAGGTTTGCAAACACCAGTATGGAGCATGTTTCAAAGTACTCTCTAAATATGGAAGAGGCCATGAAAAGAAACATTGAAAACCCAATAGGAACCATTCAAATACCATTAGGCGTTGCAGGACCACTTAAAATCCTTGGTGAACATGCAGAGGGAGAGTTCTACGTGCCACTGGCAACATCTGAAGGTGCACTGATTGCATCCATCAACAGGGGCTGTTCCACTATAAAAGCATCAGGCGGAGCAAATGTAAGGATCGTTGGAGATAAAATGACCCGTGCACCAGTCATAAAAGCAGAATCAGTTACCCATGCAGTTGAAATTAAGAAATGGATAGAATCAAACTTTTCAGAGCTTAAAAAAGCTGCAGAAGTAACAACAAGACATGGAAAGCTCGTTAAAATAGACCCAACAGTTGTGGTGGGCAAATACGTTTATCCACGCTTCGTTTTCACAACAGGCGACAGTATGGGAATGAACATGGTTACAATTGCAACTGAGGCTGCACTGAACCTTTTAACCCATAAAACAGGTGCACATATCATTGCATTAAGCGGTAACTTCTGCGTTGATAAGAAACCATCTGCACTGAACCTCATTGAAGGCCGTGGAAAAACCCTGGTTGCAGAGGTTAAGATTCCAAGGGAGATCGTTGAGAAGAAACTTAAAACAACACCTGAAGCAGTTGTTGAGGTTAACACTGCAAAGAACTTGATAGGTTCCGCTATTGCAGGAAGTATGGGATTTAACGCTCAGTACGCCAACATTATTGGGGCTGTTTTCCTTGCAACAGGTCAGGACGAAGCTCACATCGTAGAGGGAAGCCTTGGAATAACCACCGCCGAAGCAGTTGACGGTGACCTCTACTTCTCAGTCACACTTCCAGATGTTCCAGTTGCAACCATAGGCGGGGGTACAAGGCTTGAAACTGCCAGAGAATGCCTTGAAATAATGGATGCCCATGGCAGTGGAAAGGTTGGTAAGTTTTCAGAGATACTTGCAGGAGCTGTACTGGCTGGTGAGCTGTCGCTTATGGGTGCGCTTGCAGCAGGACATCTTGCACGGGCACATAAGGAACTTGGAAGGGGATGA
- a CDS encoding TIGR00267 family protein has translation MNIREFIHEYFNMSRYIALGTLDGILAVMGITIAAAGVASAGGVATPNYAIGLTGLSGGIALAMSNAFGSFIGERAEETRTMRELEHKMMLDEGKLEDTVIHSQAKKRVHMSMFTHGFSSFIGSFVPVLPFLLIGDRTTAIITTVTLCFVALVLLGVYLGKVSRSSLLRTSVEIMAIGVAISVVSFLIGGSHG, from the coding sequence ATGAACATACGCGAATTCATACATGAATACTTCAACATGAGCCGTTACATTGCCCTTGGAACCCTCGACGGAATCCTTGCAGTTATGGGAATAACAATTGCAGCTGCAGGAGTAGCCAGTGCAGGTGGGGTAGCAACACCCAACTATGCCATAGGCCTTACAGGACTCAGCGGTGGAATAGCCCTTGCAATGTCCAATGCCTTCGGTTCCTTCATAGGCGAAAGGGCTGAGGAAACCCGTACCATGCGTGAACTTGAACATAAGATGATGCTGGATGAGGGAAAACTTGAAGACACTGTTATCCACAGCCAGGCAAAGAAAAGGGTTCACATGAGCATGTTCACCCATGGATTCTCAAGCTTCATAGGCTCATTCGTACCTGTTCTACCATTTCTCCTCATTGGAGACAGAACGACCGCCATAATAACCACAGTTACCCTGTGTTTTGTAGCACTCGTGCTTCTGGGAGTTTATCTGGGCAAAGTATCCAGAAGTAGCCTTCTAAGAACGAGTGTGGAAATCATGGCCATAGGTGTTGCCATAAGTGTTGTGAGTTTCCTCATTGGGGGAAGTCACGGATAA
- a CDS encoding TatD family hydrolase codes for MEDIPVTDNHIHVDPIHGEGPVAVATKFKRAGGSVMISPNKPTWTVGESCTFKEAMELGIKYVDTINTETDIKAFAVVGAHPAELSRRVKEGLGLEKGEKIMRGALETAQKLVLDGRAVGIGEVGRPHYEVSTEELQVHNRLINYAMELAKDANCPVQLHTETSGPAEFKEFAKMADEAGLKRSQVIKHFSGPMVLDEENHGLTPSLIATRDVVTEGVEKLHLKLSNGKLNFIMETDYMDDLSRPGAVLGPKTVPRRTRELLEKGIITEDEAYRIHVENVERIYHVDLGF; via the coding sequence ATGGAAGATATTCCAGTGACAGACAACCACATACACGTGGATCCAATCCATGGTGAAGGACCAGTTGCAGTGGCAACCAAATTTAAAAGAGCCGGTGGAAGTGTCATGATCAGTCCAAACAAGCCAACATGGACTGTTGGAGAATCATGCACCTTCAAAGAGGCAATGGAACTCGGAATAAAGTACGTGGATACCATAAACACCGAGACAGATATTAAGGCATTTGCTGTTGTGGGTGCACATCCAGCTGAACTCTCAAGACGCGTCAAGGAAGGATTGGGCCTTGAAAAGGGTGAAAAAATAATGAGGGGTGCCCTTGAAACAGCTCAGAAGCTTGTGCTTGATGGCAGAGCTGTGGGTATAGGTGAGGTTGGAAGGCCCCACTACGAGGTTTCTACAGAGGAACTCCAGGTTCACAACAGACTCATAAATTATGCAATGGAACTTGCAAAGGATGCAAACTGTCCAGTGCAGCTCCACACAGAAACCTCAGGACCAGCAGAATTCAAAGAATTTGCCAAGATGGCAGACGAAGCAGGACTTAAAAGATCACAGGTCATAAAACATTTTTCAGGACCGATGGTGCTGGATGAAGAAAACCACGGCTTGACACCATCCCTAATCGCAACGAGGGACGTGGTGACAGAAGGTGTTGAGAAGCTTCATTTAAAGCTTTCAAATGGGAAGCTGAACTTCATCATGGAAACAGATTACATGGATGACCTTTCAAGGCCTGGAGCAGTTCTCGGCCCGAAAACAGTTCCAAGACGAACAAGGGAACTTCTTGAGAAGGGCATCATCACAGAGGATGAGGCCTACAGGATACACGTTGAGAACGTTGAACGGATTTACCACGTGGATCTGGGCTTTTAA
- the aroE gene encoding shikimate dehydrogenase, which translates to MITGRTNVFGIMGDPVEHSLSPPMHNAAFKKLGMDSVYVPFHVKKGEIGAAIQGALVMGVKGLNVTIPHKTSVMEHLDEIDHAAELIGAVNTVKFNNGARGYNTDGLGAVRAIEEVTPVKNKKVVILGAGGAARAVSFQILLEGAGEVVIANRTVEKAKSLRNDLVSNLDASVKASDLDLEVIGEIQDADILINTTPIGMYPNIDDEPIINADVMHEDLVVNDIVYNPFETGLLKEAKKAGAKVVPGTRMLIYQGVEAFKIWTGVEAPVDIFEKALMKELGLGEEL; encoded by the coding sequence ATGATAACTGGAAGAACCAATGTTTTCGGTATAATGGGAGACCCGGTGGAGCACAGCCTCTCACCTCCAATGCACAACGCAGCATTTAAAAAACTGGGAATGGACAGTGTTTATGTCCCATTTCATGTCAAAAAGGGTGAAATTGGTGCTGCAATTCAAGGGGCACTTGTAATGGGAGTAAAGGGACTTAACGTCACGATTCCTCATAAAACCAGTGTAATGGAACATCTTGATGAAATTGACCATGCTGCAGAACTCATAGGTGCTGTGAACACCGTGAAGTTCAATAATGGTGCAAGGGGTTACAACACCGATGGTCTGGGTGCAGTGAGGGCAATTGAAGAAGTCACACCTGTGAAAAATAAGAAAGTGGTAATCTTAGGAGCTGGAGGTGCTGCTAGGGCAGTTTCATTCCAGATACTTCTTGAAGGTGCAGGGGAAGTTGTTATTGCAAACAGAACGGTTGAAAAGGCAAAATCCCTCAGGAACGACCTTGTATCCAATCTTGATGCAAGTGTGAAAGCTTCTGATCTGGATCTGGAGGTCATAGGGGAGATTCAGGATGCAGACATTCTCATAAACACAACACCAATAGGTATGTACCCAAACATCGATGATGAACCCATTATAAATGCAGATGTGATGCATGAGGATCTGGTTGTCAACGACATAGTTTACAACCCCTTTGAAACAGGCCTTTTGAAGGAGGCAAAGAAAGCAGGTGCCAAGGTGGTTCCAGGAACCAGGATGCTTATTTACCAGGGAGTTGAGGCCTTCAAGATATGGACTGGAGTTGAAGCTCCTGTGGATATTTTTGAAAAGGCACTTATGAAGGAGCTGGGCCTTGGGGAGGAACTCTGA
- a CDS encoding ABC transporter ATP-binding protein: MNNENIIEIHKLKKSYDKGKIKALNGIDLEIKKGEFVSIIGPSGSGKSTLLNMLGALDTADEGTINVAGVDLTKSRDLSQFRSKEIGFVFQLHNLIPNLTVLENVQIPMLETHLSSEKREERAMELLKSVQLEDKVNQRPTKLSGGQRQRVAIARALVNHPSIVLADEPTGSLDSKTGDIILDLLKDLHKKENVTLVMVTHEPYVANLAERSITVKDGKIIEEKINT; encoded by the coding sequence ATGAATAACGAAAATATAATCGAAATACACAAACTCAAAAAAAGTTATGATAAAGGCAAAATAAAAGCATTGAACGGCATCGATCTTGAAATAAAAAAAGGAGAATTTGTTTCCATAATTGGACCTTCAGGTTCAGGAAAATCAACCCTCCTGAACATGTTGGGAGCATTGGATACAGCAGATGAGGGTACCATAAACGTTGCTGGTGTAGATTTAACAAAATCCAGGGATCTAAGCCAATTCAGATCAAAGGAAATAGGCTTTGTCTTTCAGCTGCACAACCTCATTCCAAACCTCACGGTGCTTGAAAATGTGCAGATTCCAATGCTTGAAACTCATCTTTCCAGTGAAAAAAGAGAGGAAAGAGCCATGGAACTTTTGAAATCTGTACAACTTGAAGATAAAGTTAATCAAAGGCCAACTAAACTTTCTGGAGGACAGAGACAACGGGTAGCTATTGCAAGAGCACTGGTGAATCATCCGTCCATTGTTTTAGCGGATGAACCAACAGGGTCTTTAGATTCCAAGACAGGAGATATTATTTTAGATCTCCTTAAGGATCTTCATAAAAAAGAGAATGTAACTCTTGTAATGGTAACACATGAACCTTATGTTGCTAATCTGGCTGAAAGAAGTATAACCGTTAAAGATGGTAAAATAATAGAAGAAAAAATAAATACTTAA
- a CDS encoding ABC transporter permease, translating to MNYLGLILKNPFRNKTRASLAIVGIAIGIATIVALGLVTSALQSSTETTLKAGQAEITVMTNGSNSFQSSADLNLTQLDNVKAISGVKDATGVLTERVNLNSSSSSSQGFGPSGFSVTGIDSSKLTLAGINASSINGTIYSGSANEIIIGKTAAANQNKTIGDTVTLYNQTFKIVGIYETGSFMTDGGAYMSLSKLQNLTSNSNKISNILVKVNANANVTQVSQAITNTYPTLTTTTALDQAKMVNNLLSVINTATWAISLLAIVIGGVGVINTMIMSVYERTREIGVLKAVGWTSKRILGMILGESIVITLAAAVVGTIVGTVLVEGGLMIYGITALKPVFTLDLFVRAFGVALLVGVIGGIYPAYRASRLAPTEALRYE from the coding sequence ATGAATTATCTGGGTTTAATTCTGAAAAATCCATTTAGAAATAAAACAAGGGCTTCCCTTGCAATTGTGGGCATTGCAATTGGAATTGCAACTATTGTGGCATTGGGTCTTGTCACAAGTGCTCTTCAATCATCCACAGAAACTACTCTTAAAGCAGGGCAAGCTGAAATTACTGTAATGACAAATGGTTCAAACAGCTTTCAATCATCTGCTGATCTTAATCTGACTCAATTAGATAATGTTAAGGCGATAAGTGGAGTTAAAGATGCTACCGGAGTTTTAACCGAGAGGGTCAACTTAAATAGTTCAAGTTCCTCAAGTCAAGGATTTGGTCCAAGTGGTTTTTCTGTGACTGGTATTGACAGCAGCAAATTAACTCTTGCAGGTATAAATGCAAGCAGTATCAATGGAACTATTTACAGTGGCAGTGCAAACGAGATCATAATAGGTAAAACCGCAGCTGCAAATCAAAACAAAACCATTGGAGATACTGTAACCCTTTACAACCAAACTTTCAAAATTGTTGGAATCTATGAAACTGGAAGCTTCATGACAGATGGTGGAGCCTACATGTCTCTAAGTAAACTTCAAAATTTAACGTCCAACTCTAACAAAATCAGCAACATTTTAGTTAAAGTTAATGCCAATGCCAATGTCACTCAGGTAAGCCAGGCAATCACAAATACTTATCCTACTTTAACCACAACAACCGCATTAGATCAAGCCAAAATGGTGAATAACCTGTTAAGTGTGATTAATACGGCAACATGGGCAATTTCACTTCTTGCAATAGTAATTGGAGGAGTGGGAGTGATAAACACTATGATAATGTCAGTATACGAAAGAACTCGTGAAATTGGAGTTCTAAAAGCTGTAGGATGGACCAGTAAAAGAATACTTGGAATGATACTAGGAGAATCTATTGTAATTACCCTAGCAGCTGCCGTAGTAGGTACCATCGTAGGTACCGTGCTGGTTGAAGGAGGCTTAATGATCTATGGTATCACTGCATTGAAACCCGTATTTACACTTGATTTGTTTGTAAGGGCCTTTGGAGTTGCTCTACTTGTTGGTGTAATTGGAGGAATTTATCCAGCTTACAGAGCAAGCAGATTAGCACCAACGGAGGCGTTGCGCTATGAATAA
- a CDS encoding RNA ligase partner protein produces MLAKQRFVLDTTAFTDNQLREDYGEGELTKTVDVLLDLIARSRIKLNISCHMPPVTYKEFSDYMARYECPEEIMVKAETWIVKKTPNRYDTKIPSEIFYEYVQDMRERMNKGMRISESAVWEAAVESMVMLSRGEKKTDVEVEVIGKSITDFRKRYRAALRKGTLDSAPDLDVLLLAKELGAGVVAADEGIKVWGERLGLRFLSAKSFPKMLGEYLKYYE; encoded by the coding sequence TTGCTTGCAAAGCAAAGATTCGTTCTGGATACAACCGCTTTTACAGATAACCAGCTTAGGGAAGATTATGGAGAGGGAGAACTCACAAAAACCGTTGATGTGTTACTGGACCTCATTGCAAGGTCCAGAATAAAACTCAACATAAGCTGCCACATGCCACCTGTCACCTACAAAGAGTTCTCAGACTACATGGCCCGTTACGAATGCCCTGAGGAAATAATGGTCAAAGCTGAAACCTGGATCGTTAAGAAAACACCAAACCGCTACGACACCAAGATACCATCTGAGATATTCTACGAGTACGTTCAGGACATGAGGGAACGCATGAACAAGGGAATGCGCATATCTGAAAGTGCAGTCTGGGAGGCTGCAGTTGAATCAATGGTCATGTTATCCCGGGGAGAGAAGAAAACAGACGTTGAAGTTGAGGTCATTGGAAAATCAATCACAGACTTCCGAAAACGTTACAGAGCAGCTTTAAGGAAGGGAACCCTTGACAGCGCCCCTGATCTCGATGTTCTCCTCCTTGCAAAGGAGCTTGGCGCAGGGGTTGTAGCTGCAGATGAGGGAATCAAGGTTTGGGGTGAAAGACTGGGCCTTAGGTTTTTGAGTGCGAAGTCATTCCCTAAGATGCTTGGAGAATATCTTAAATACTACGAATAG
- the hisS gene encoding histidine--tRNA ligase, with the protein MEIKKPRGTRDFLFNEMEERKYVENTLRRIFETYGYSEIKTPIFEELSLFTTKSGEGIKEQIYHFQDKGGRDLALRPELTAPVARLYLNELQKTPKPIKMYYFGSCFRYERPQAGRFRQFWQFGCELIGGKVPSSEAEIIAMSGHCLEELGLEGYEINIGNLGILRNIINGAGIFGEEHDQIMGLIDKGDVEALQDLLNKLEVDDRSRETLLKLIGMKGDGSILDEVEEIISYNEKSLEALKEVRELLEALEAFDFHDYIVNLGIARGLDYYSGTVFEIYVHGLGAQKQISGGGTYNLIEIFGGEEVESTGFAFGFDRVMEALRKQKAEIPVTGHVDVFVAPINKDVKLKAFEIAQKLRKSGVSTDVDLAGKKLKKVLSHANTAGIKYVVLVGARELEEGKVTVKNMESGEQELVDLLEITNYFQN; encoded by the coding sequence ATGGAAATAAAAAAACCTAGAGGAACTCGTGATTTCCTTTTTAATGAAATGGAAGAACGTAAATATGTTGAAAATACTTTAAGAAGAATATTTGAAACCTATGGTTACAGTGAGATAAAAACCCCAATATTTGAGGAACTATCTCTTTTCACAACAAAATCAGGGGAAGGAATAAAGGAACAGATCTACCACTTTCAGGATAAAGGAGGAAGGGATTTGGCCCTAAGACCGGAACTCACAGCCCCTGTTGCAAGGCTTTACCTGAATGAACTCCAAAAAACTCCCAAACCCATTAAGATGTACTACTTCGGGAGCTGTTTCAGGTACGAAAGGCCACAGGCAGGCAGGTTCAGACAGTTCTGGCAGTTTGGATGCGAACTCATAGGAGGAAAGGTTCCAAGTTCTGAGGCTGAGATCATTGCAATGTCAGGCCACTGCCTCGAGGAACTGGGACTTGAGGGCTACGAGATCAATATAGGAAACCTCGGAATACTCAGAAACATAATCAATGGTGCAGGAATCTTTGGGGAAGAACACGACCAGATAATGGGCCTCATAGATAAGGGTGATGTTGAGGCGCTCCAGGATCTGCTTAACAAGCTTGAGGTTGATGATCGATCCAGGGAAACCCTCCTGAAGCTGATAGGAATGAAGGGTGATGGAAGTATCCTTGATGAGGTTGAGGAAATAATCAGCTACAACGAAAAATCTCTTGAAGCATTGAAGGAAGTTCGAGAACTTCTTGAAGCCCTTGAAGCCTTTGATTTCCATGATTACATTGTTAACCTTGGTATTGCACGTGGTCTGGATTACTACTCTGGAACAGTTTTTGAGATCTACGTCCATGGCCTCGGTGCACAAAAACAGATAAGTGGTGGGGGAACCTATAATTTAATAGAGATATTTGGTGGCGAGGAAGTTGAATCCACTGGATTTGCCTTTGGCTTCGACAGGGTTATGGAAGCCCTGAGAAAGCAAAAAGCAGAAATCCCAGTCACAGGACATGTTGATGTCTTCGTTGCCCCCATAAATAAAGATGTGAAGTTAAAGGCCTTTGAAATAGCTCAAAAACTCCGTAAAAGTGGGGTTTCAACGGATGTTGACCTTGCAGGTAAGAAACTCAAGAAGGTACTGTCCCATGCAAACACTGCAGGCATAAAATATGTGGTGCTTGTGGGTGCAAGGGAACTCGAGGAAGGTAAGGTAACAGTTAAAAACATGGAATCTGGTGAACAGGAACTTGTAGACCTTTTAGAGATTACGAATTACTTTCAGAATTGA
- the hisI gene encoding phosphoribosyl-AMP cyclohydrolase — MDGPLELNFRHEVKGEKLVIAIAQDYKTSEVLMVAYMNKEALEKTIETGKAHYWSTSRGKLWFKGESSGHFQEVKEILTDCDEDAVLLKVKQNGGACHEGYFSCFFRQICSEDSVGQDAGKCNVRIVKEKIFEPEKIYGEK, encoded by the coding sequence ATGGATGGACCTTTAGAACTCAACTTCAGACATGAGGTTAAGGGTGAAAAACTGGTTATAGCAATTGCACAGGACTACAAAACTTCTGAAGTTCTCATGGTGGCCTACATGAACAAAGAAGCCCTTGAAAAAACCATTGAAACTGGTAAAGCCCATTACTGGAGCACTTCCAGGGGCAAGCTCTGGTTCAAGGGTGAAAGTTCAGGGCATTTTCAGGAGGTTAAGGAGATCTTAACGGACTGTGATGAAGATGCTGTGCTTTTGAAGGTTAAACAGAATGGAGGAGCATGCCATGAGGGCTATTTCTCATGTTTCTTCAGACAAATATGCTCCGAAGACTCTGTGGGACAGGATGCAGGTAAATGTAACGTTCGGATAGTTAAGGAAAAGATTTTTGAGCCTGAAAAAATTTATGGGGAGAAGTAA